The proteins below come from a single Aegilops tauschii subsp. strangulata cultivar AL8/78 chromosome 6, Aet v6.0, whole genome shotgun sequence genomic window:
- the LOC109753454 gene encoding uncharacterized protein — MAYLPPHRRHSSSSEPAPTPFPPISSLQSLSISSPRGRGRHHLRPSNNKIIHAAGCVSRWSPLPPFPPGPDDAESFRLVPFPCDPIERETGAKPLVLALSSPQNSSDSTEVAVAAIVERFLPDLLTAAERARATATAHDAPTEDEELKLSLVARVGKVLFQPGPSGGPVSVDSVRDAAKAGAEGSRSQVRKSFYTNLPGKCVDEIGMYIGKLTDLKFDSSKKHYHVKVFDKQRSDTTMSCKCTVQEDGKLVIHKVELNQIRQLVEDISCLSKDFDLRLMLRTKRILKNIDPEVENAIKSLVSSAIVDPDAKGGLKWPLGFESIGERFSIVGVWHTSYSAFRNKTLRLKLRCADRFDHRSSTGEISNEVTFKLTGISERLQDGNEEVDTLKGMLESAVQMIWDTVLSYKI; from the exons ATGGCCTACCTCCCGCCCCACCGGCGCCACTCCAGCAGCTCCGAGCCCGCCCCAACCCCTTTCCCGCCCATCTCCTCCCTCCAGTCCCTCTCCATCTCCTCCCCTCGCGGTCGCGGGCGTCACCACCTCCGCCCGTCCAACAACAAGATCATCCACGCCGCGGGCTGCGTCTCCCGCTGGTCCCCGCTCCCGCCCTTCCCCCCCGGCCCAGACGACGCCGAATCTTTCCGCCTCGTTCCCTTCCCCTGCGATCCCATCGAGCGCGAGACCGGCGCCAAGcccctcgtcctcgccctctcctCCCCCCAAAACTCCTCCGACTCCACGGAGGTCGCGGTCGCGGCCATCGTCGAGAGGTTCTTGCCGGACCTCCTAACCGCGGCGGAGAgggcgagggcgacggcgacggcgcaCGATGCGCCCACGGAAGACGAGGAGCTGAAGCTGAGCCTCGTGGCAAGGGTGGGCAAGGTCCTGTTCCAACC CGGACCTAGCGGCGGACCCGTCTCCGTGGACTCTGTCCGCGACGCAGCAAAAGCAGGGGCAGAAGGATCGAGGAGCCAGGTCCGTAAATCTTTCTATACGAATTTGCCCGGCAAGTGTGTGGATGAGATTGGGATGTATATCGGGAAGCTGACGGATCTGAAGTTCGATTCATCAAAAAAGCACTACCATGTTAAG GTGTTTGACAAGCAGCGAAGTGACACGACGATGTCTTGCAAATGCACTGTGCAAGAGGATGGGAAGCTTGTGATCCACAAG GTTGAATTGAACCAGATACGGCAGCTGGTGGAAGACATATCCTGCCTGTCCAAAGATTTTGATTTAAGGCTGATGTTGCGTACAAAAAGGATCCTGAAGAACATAGAC CCTGAAGTGGAAAATGCCATAAAGAGCTTAGTGTCTTCAGCTATTGTTGATCCTGATGCCAAAGGGGGACTTAAATGGCCACTTGGGTTTGAGTCGATTGGTGAGAGGTTCAGCATAGTTGGGGTGTGGCATACAAGCTATAGTGCTTTCAGGAATAAAACCTTAAGGTTGAAGCTCAGGTGTGCTGACCGGTTTGACCACCGGAGCTCCACTGGAGAGATTTCCAATGAAGTTACCTTCAAACTAACTGGCATATCTGAGAGACTGCAG GATGGGAATGAAGAGGTGGACACTCTGAAGGGGATGCTGGAGTCTGCGGTGCAGATGATCTGGGACACTGTTTTGAGCTACAAGATCTAG
- the LOC109753457 gene encoding uncharacterized protein yields the protein MCGRARCTLSAAQAARAFGFPTTTSAGGGGGDGGGDAPAVRTLQMDRFRPSYNVTPGAYLPVGTLRARAAGGEGGAEEQGPVIQCMKWGLVPSFSSKTDKPDHFRMFNARSESVKEKASFRRLIPKNRCLVAVEGFYEWKKDGSRKQPYYIHFRDERPLVFAALFDTWTNSEGETLHTFTILTTHVSTSLKWLHDRMPVILGDEDSVNAWLNNSSVKLEEITVPYEGTDLVWYPVTTAMGKTSFQGPDCIKEVKIGPSEKPISNFFTKKAAGPVKSEKASGEFAETQAFKTAKEESDDDSGENPSNKTEKIHQTSTVVKDEPVTLDPQVFYKADEGIKKEDGMLPDDPVEERDPFSIKRKIEDAGVEAEMEMEKSGRSPVIPARKKEKGPKDGQASLFSYFAKK from the exons ATGTGCGGCAGGGCCAGGTGTACCCTCAGCGCGGCCCAGGCAGCCAGGGCCTTTGGCTTCCCGACCACCACctccgccggcggcggcggcggcgacggaggaggAGACGCCCCCGCCGTACGGACGCTCCAGATGGACCG GTTCCGGCCGTCGTACAACGTGACACCGGGGGCGTACCTGCCGGTGGGGACCCTGCGagcgcgggcggcgggcggcgaagGAGGTGCGGAGGAGCAAGGGCCGGTTATCCAGTGCATGAAGTGGGGGCTCGTCCCCAGCTTCTCAAGCAAGACCGACAAGCCCGACCATTTCAGGATG TTCAATGCCAGGTCAGAATCTGTAAAGGAAAAGGCTTCGTTTAGGCGACTTATCCCGAAGAATAGATGTCTTGTTGCAGTAGAAGG GTTCTATGAGTGGAAAAAGGATGGATCCAGAAAGCAACCATATTACATTCATTTCCGAGATGAGAGGCCTCTTGTGTTTGCTGCCCTCTTTGACACTTGGACAAATTCAGAAG GAGAGACCCTCCATACATTTACTATTTTGACTACCCATGTTTCAACTTCTTTGAAATGGCTTCATG ATAGAATGCCGGTAATCTTGGGCGATGAAGACTCTGTTAATGCTTGGTTGAACAATAGCTCCGTGAAGCTGGAAGAAATAACTGTACCCTATGAAGGAACTGATTTA GTTTGGTATCCAGTGACAACTGCAATGGGCAAAACATCATTTCAGGGTCCTGACTGCATCAAAgag GTGAAAATAGGACCCAGTGAAAAGCCAATTTCAAATTTCTTCACCAAGAAAGCAGCCGGGCCAGTGAAGTCAGAGAAGGCATCAGGAGAGTTTGCAGAAACACAAGCTTTCAAGACGGCGAAAGAGGAGAGCGATGATGATTCAGGAGAAAATCCATCAAACAAAACAGAGAAAATCCATCAAACAAGTACAGTAGTTAAGGATGAACCTGTTACTTTGGATCCACAAGTTTTCTATAAAGCTGATGAAGGTATTAAGAAAGAAGACGGGATGCTGCCAGACGATCCAGTCGAGGAGCGAGATCCTTTCAGCATCAAGAGGAAGATAGAGGATGCTGGAGTCGaggcggagatggagatggagaagAGCGGGAGATCGCCGGTCATCCCTGCGAGGAAAAAGGAGAAGGGCCCGAAGGATGGGCAAGCGTCGCTGTTTTCCTACTTTGCAAAGAAGTAG